In one window of Burkholderia cenocepacia DNA:
- the gatC gene encoding Asp-tRNA(Asn)/Glu-tRNA(Gln) amidotransferase subunit GatC, with translation MALTLTDVKRIAHLARLEMADADAEHMLGQLNEFFGLVEQMQAVDTAGIAPLAHPIEQIQEVAQRLRDDAVTEVVNRDDNQRPAPAVQDGLYLVPKVIE, from the coding sequence ATGGCCCTGACCCTGACCGATGTGAAACGCATCGCGCACCTGGCGCGACTCGAAATGGCCGACGCCGACGCCGAGCACATGCTCGGCCAGCTCAATGAATTCTTCGGCCTCGTCGAGCAGATGCAGGCGGTCGACACCGCCGGCATCGCGCCGCTCGCCCACCCGATCGAACAGATCCAGGAAGTCGCGCAGCGCCTGCGCGACGACGCCGTGACGGAAGTCGTCAATCGCGACGACAACCAGCGTCCGGCGCCGGCCGTCCAGGACGGCCTCTATCTCGTGCCGAAGGTGATCGAGTAA